One window from the genome of Moraxella nasibovis encodes:
- a CDS encoding ankyrin repeat domain-containing protein has translation MKKLFVLSLLALAVTGCTNTQTDNQPAAKSAAVTTTAPAPQADFRFSHEENVDIANPNKLSWRVFYDKPSTGPDAAWFDAVKKGDLATVKYMVENGQNLEAKDVGSLEQTALGWAAFIGYEDMVDYLIEQGASLHATDKGDVYNVMKSAVLGKNTNIVKKVHTLLNAEKPVDLNDQTVEDDRETLLIVAASNNRLETTQYLIDQGANVNLVSTKDHSAMSFACANGHSEMVALLAKHGAVNHRTGKANCQ, from the coding sequence ATGAAAAAACTTTTTGTTTTATCGTTATTGGCGTTGGCAGTTACAGGCTGCACCAACACGCAAACGGACAATCAGCCAGCCGCCAAGTCTGCCGCTGTGACCACCACTGCACCAGCACCACAGGCTGATTTTCGCTTTAGCCACGAAGAAAATGTGGACATCGCCAATCCAAACAAGCTGTCTTGGCGTGTGTTTTATGACAAGCCGTCCACAGGTCCTGATGCCGCTTGGTTTGATGCGGTCAAAAAAGGCGATTTGGCAACGGTCAAATATATGGTGGAGAACGGTCAAAACCTAGAAGCCAAAGATGTTGGCAGCCTTGAACAGACGGCTCTGGGCTGGGCGGCGTTCATCGGCTATGAAGACATGGTGGATTATCTGATTGAGCAGGGCGCAAGCCTGCACGCCACCGACAAAGGCGATGTGTATAATGTGATGAAATCGGCGGTTTTGGGTAAAAATACCAACATCGTCAAAAAAGTCCACACCCTACTAAACGCCGAGAAGCCTGTGGATCTCAACGATCAAACCGTAGAAGATGACCGTGAGACGCTACTCATCGTCGCCGCCAGCAACAACCGCCTAGAAACCACCCAATATCTCATCGACCAAGGGGCGAATGTCAATCTGGTCTCAACCAAAGATCACAGTGCAATGTCGTTTGCTTGTGCCAACGGACACAGCGAGATGGTTGCTTTGCTTGCCAAACATGGCGCGGTCAATCATCGCACAGGCAAGGCTAATTGTCAGTGA
- a CDS encoding TatD family hydrolase, with protein MIHLIDTHTHFDVPEYAAERAIYAERAFISGVRHLLLIGTLAKHFDQMTLVRDELTNHQCTPQAHLAFGLHPLFIKEQRHQDLETLESYIKNHQPIAIGEIGLDTYPDELKNDINLIAKQEVFFVEQVKLAKAYDLPILLHIRKRHTDVMRVLRRYDYKADELGGIAHSFSGGEQEALAFAKMGFKLGITGQITNPNAKKLRRAVMAVFKKYGVSAFVIETDCPDMMPMNCQHLGRLNEPANLIHVLDELSCLFDMDKEVLARKLWQNSNEALCQSWNYDE; from the coding sequence ATGATACATCTGATTGATACGCACACGCATTTTGATGTGCCTGAGTATGCTGCCGAGCGTGCGATTTATGCGGAGCGTGCATTCATCTCTGGGGTGCGCCACCTTTTGTTGATCGGCACTTTGGCAAAGCATTTTGACCAAATGACCTTGGTGCGTGATGAGCTGACAAACCATCAATGCACGCCCCAAGCGCATCTTGCTTTTGGGCTGCACCCTTTATTTATCAAAGAGCAGCGCCATCAAGACCTTGAAACTCTTGAAAGCTACATCAAAAACCACCAGCCGATAGCCATCGGTGAGATTGGACTGGATACTTATCCAGATGAATTGAAAAACGACATTAATCTCATCGCCAAACAAGAGGTATTTTTTGTTGAGCAGGTCAAGCTTGCCAAGGCTTATGATTTGCCGATTTTATTGCACATTCGCAAGCGACACACTGATGTGATGCGAGTGCTGCGCCGTTATGATTATAAAGCTGATGAACTTGGTGGTATTGCGCACAGTTTTAGCGGTGGCGAGCAAGAGGCGTTGGCATTTGCCAAAATGGGCTTTAAACTTGGTATTACAGGGCAAATCACCAACCCCAATGCCAAAAAACTACGCCGTGCCGTGATGGCGGTGTTTAAAAAGTATGGTGTGTCGGCATTTGTCATTGAGACGGACTGCCCTGACATGATGCCGATGAACTGTCAGCACTTGGGGCGATTGAATGAGCCTGCCAATCTGATTCATGTGCTTGATGAGCTGTCTTGTCTTTTTGATATGGATAAAGAAGTTTTGGCAAGAAAATTGTGGCAAAATAGCAACGAGGCGCTTTGCCAATCGTGGAATTATGATGAGTGA
- a CDS encoding tRNA threonylcarbamoyladenosine dehydratase, producing MSENVMMRRFTGTRTLYGADFEKFAKAHVYVIGVGGVGSWAAEGLARTGVGKMTLVDLDVLVESNINRQLPALDTTLGESKIEAMAARLSQINPHMTLNLVDDFLTKDNVGQILPSKDEVQRLGEQGIKVVVLDCVDDMNAKFAISLHCRFNKIKLVISGGAGGKVDPTQIQVADLKDVIQDPLLAKLRTRLKEKGISQNKKGKFGMKCVYSTEQLKMATACESGLNCGGYGSAVVVTSVVGMVMASECLAMIAK from the coding sequence ATGAGTGAGAATGTGATGATGCGTCGTTTTACGGGCACTCGCACGCTGTATGGTGCCGATTTTGAGAAGTTTGCCAAGGCGCATGTGTATGTCATTGGTGTGGGCGGTGTCGGTTCTTGGGCGGCTGAGGGCTTGGCTCGTACGGGTGTGGGCAAGATGACGCTGGTGGATCTGGATGTCTTGGTGGAAAGTAACATCAATCGACAGCTGCCAGCGCTCGACACTACGCTTGGCGAATCTAAGATTGAGGCGATGGCGGCTAGGCTTAGCCAAATCAACCCGCACATGACATTAAATCTGGTGGATGATTTTTTGACCAAAGATAATGTTGGGCAGATTTTACCATCAAAAGATGAAGTGCAGCGTTTGGGTGAGCAGGGCATTAAGGTGGTGGTGCTTGACTGCGTGGACGACATGAACGCCAAATTTGCCATCAGTTTGCATTGCCGATTTAATAAGATTAAGCTTGTCATCTCAGGCGGTGCGGGTGGAAAAGTGGATCCGACACAGATTCAGGTGGCAGATCTTAAAGATGTCATTCAAGATCCTTTGCTTGCCAAGCTGCGTACTCGCTTAAAAGAAAAGGGCATCAGTCAGAACAAAAAAGGCAAATTTGGCATGAAATGTGTCTATTCGACCGAGCAGCTAAAAATGGCAACGGCGTGTGAGAGCGGGCTGAACTGCGGCGGCTACGGTTCGGCGGTGGTGGTGACGAGTGTCGTGGGTATGGTCATGGCGTCAGAATGTTTGGCGATGATTGCCAAATGA
- a CDS encoding homocysteine S-methyltransferase family protein, giving the protein MTLLDGGMSRELMRKNAPFRQPEWSALSLYEAPHLVQAVHEDFIRAGAQVITTNSYAVVPFHIGDERFAKDGKRLADLAGQLAKNAAINTGTAAKVAGSLPPLFGSYRADLIRSDEFAMIAGPLIEGLSPYVDIWLLETQSSVIEPTSIKPLLPVDGRPVWVSFTLIDDETVDEPSLRSGESVKLAVEQMAELGVQAILFNCSQPEVMSDAIATTKDTLDRLGARDIQIGVYANAFAPQAKDAAANDEIDEVREDLGPDAYLQWAKKWAAQGADIVGGCCGIGVEHIQKMAEHLK; this is encoded by the coding sequence ATCACCCTTTTAGACGGTGGCATGAGCCGTGAACTCATGCGCAAAAACGCCCCTTTTCGTCAGCCTGAGTGGTCGGCCTTATCCTTGTATGAGGCGCCGCATTTGGTGCAGGCGGTGCACGAAGATTTTATCCGTGCAGGCGCACAGGTCATCACCACCAACAGCTATGCCGTCGTACCTTTTCATATCGGTGATGAGCGATTCGCCAAAGATGGCAAGCGCTTGGCAGATCTGGCAGGACAGCTTGCCAAAAACGCTGCCATCAATACAGGCACCGCCGCCAAAGTCGCAGGATCGCTGCCACCTTTATTTGGCTCGTATCGCGCCGATCTGATTCGATCTGATGAATTTGCGATGATCGCAGGACCACTCATCGAAGGGCTGTCGCCTTATGTTGATATTTGGCTTCTTGAGACCCAAAGCAGCGTCATCGAGCCTACAAGCATCAAGCCTTTATTGCCCGTGGACGGTCGCCCTGTTTGGGTGTCGTTTACGCTCATCGATGATGAGACGGTCGATGAGCCGAGCCTGCGCTCTGGTGAGTCTGTCAAATTGGCTGTAGAGCAAATGGCAGAGCTTGGCGTGCAGGCGATTTTGTTTAATTGCAGTCAGCCTGAGGTGATGAGCGATGCCATCGCCACCACCAAAGACACGCTTGACAGGCTTGGCGCTCGCGATATCCAAATCGGCGTCTATGCCAATGCCTTCGCGCCCCAAGCCAAAGATGCCGCTGCCAACGATGAGATTGATGAAGTGCGCGAAGATCTGGGTCCTGATGCTTATTTACAATGGGCAAAAAAATGGGCAGCACAAGGCGCTGACATCGTTGGCGGCTGCTGCGGCATTGGAGTGGAGCACATTCAAAAGATGGCCGAGCATCTTAAATAA
- a CDS encoding basic amino acid/polyamine antiporter, with product MSHKKIGLLSLTALVLSSMIGSGIFSLPQNMAAVAGGQAIMTGWLITGIGIIFLGLSFFFISRLRPDLDGGIYTYAREGFGDMAGFMSAWGYWLCATIGIVGYLTVAFEGLGVFTDVGGTVIFGQGNTLAAFIGSSIIVWLVHALIAGGIKEAAFVNLIATFVKIAPLILFIALGLWYFDFGTFKADMAGASLNSSISDQVKSTMLITLWVFTGVEGASVLSAHAKRRADVGLATVLGILIALVLYVAITIFSLGILPRETIAALPNPSMGALLDAMMGPTGKVIITACLIVSVLASYVSWTMYSAEVPYRGAKNGAFPKILDKLNANGTPIHSLWFTGLVVQLCLVLVFIFEQSYNTLLLISTSMILIPYFLIGAYLFKLSITTNAKWYIKLTGFMASIYGLWIVYAAGLEYLLLSVVLYIPGMAIYLYSNHQHHGRLTLSSYEKAVLGVLFLLFIYAVVKLPSLLGL from the coding sequence ATGTCACACAAAAAAATCGGTTTATTATCCCTGACCGCGCTCGTATTGAGCTCAATGATCGGCTCGGGGATTTTTAGCTTACCCCAAAACATGGCAGCAGTCGCAGGCGGTCAAGCCATCATGACAGGCTGGCTCATCACAGGCATTGGCATCATCTTTTTGGGCTTGTCGTTTTTCTTTATTTCAAGACTCAGACCCGACTTGGATGGCGGTATTTATACCTATGCCCGTGAAGGCTTTGGCGATATGGCAGGCTTTATGTCGGCGTGGGGCTATTGGCTGTGCGCCACCATTGGCATTGTCGGTTATTTGACGGTTGCTTTTGAGGGTTTGGGCGTCTTTACCGATGTTGGCGGCACGGTGATTTTTGGTCAGGGCAATACTTTAGCCGCCTTTATCGGCTCATCGATCATCGTTTGGCTTGTGCACGCGCTCATCGCAGGCGGCATCAAGGAGGCGGCATTTGTCAATCTCATCGCCACTTTTGTCAAGATTGCGCCGCTCATTTTATTCATTGCCTTGGGGCTTTGGTATTTTGATTTCGGCACTTTTAAGGCGGACATGGCAGGCGCAAGTCTAAACAGCAGCATCTCCGATCAGGTCAAAAGCACCATGCTCATCACGCTGTGGGTTTTCACTGGTGTCGAAGGGGCAAGTGTGCTCTCTGCTCACGCCAAAAGACGCGCCGATGTTGGGCTTGCCACTGTGCTTGGGATTTTGATCGCGCTGGTGCTGTATGTGGCCATCACCATATTTTCATTGGGGATTTTGCCACGCGAGACCATCGCGGCGCTACCCAACCCTTCGATGGGCGCACTTTTGGATGCGATGATGGGTCCGACAGGTAAGGTCATCATCACCGCCTGTCTTATCGTCTCGGTTTTGGCATCTTATGTCAGCTGGACCATGTACTCTGCTGAGGTGCCTTATCGCGGCGCCAAAAACGGCGCCTTCCCCAAGATTTTGGACAAGCTAAACGCCAATGGCACGCCCATTCATTCGCTGTGGTTCACAGGGCTTGTCGTGCAGCTGTGCTTGGTTTTGGTGTTTATTTTTGAACAAAGCTATAATACGCTTTTGCTCATCTCCACATCGATGATTTTGATTCCTTATTTTTTGATTGGTGCGTATTTATTCAAACTATCCATCACCACAAACGCCAAATGGTACATCAAGCTCACAGGCTTTATGGCGTCGATCTACGGGCTTTGGATTGTGTATGCCGCAGGTCTTGAGTATCTGTTATTATCGGTGGTGCTGTACATTCCTGGTATGGCGATTTATTTGTATTCCAATCATCAGCATCATGGCAGACTGACATTGAGCAGCTACGAAAAAGCGGTCTTGGGCGTGCTGTTTTTGTTATTTATTTATGCTGTGGTTAAATTGCCGAGCTTGCTTGGTTTGTGA
- the glyA gene encoding serine hydroxymethyltransferase, producing the protein MFKDISLHAYDPDIAAAIDAEGRRQEDHIELIASENYCSPAVMAAQGSNLTNKYAEGYPGKRYYGGCEHVDVIEQIAIDRAKALFGADYANVQPHSGSNANAAVYLALLEAGDTVMGMSLAHGGHLTHGASVSFSGKTYNAVHYGIDDNGMIDYNEVARLAQEHKPKMIIAGFSAYSQVMDWQKFREIADSVGAYLFVDMAHVAGLVAAGVYPNPVPFADVVTTTTHKTLRGPRSGLILARANEEVEKKLNSAVFPGTQGGPLMHAIAAKAVCFKEAMSDEFKTYQQQVVKNAKAMAQVIQTRGYDVVSGGTENHLMLISLIKQEITGKEADKWLGDAHITVNKNSVPNDPKSPFVTSGIRIGTPAVTTRGFTETECVDLANWICDVLDARGDEKVLAEVRAKVADICAKLPVYQKSKTKELFAKISDMIDEQADSEFVNTAKEKFNEFYEKAMTKINKA; encoded by the coding sequence ATGTTCAAAGACATTTCATTGCACGCTTACGACCCAGACATCGCCGCCGCCATCGACGCCGAAGGTCGCCGTCAAGAAGATCACATTGAGCTTATCGCCTCAGAAAACTACTGCTCACCTGCGGTGATGGCAGCCCAAGGCTCAAACCTTACCAACAAATATGCCGAAGGCTACCCAGGCAAGCGCTACTATGGCGGCTGCGAGCATGTCGATGTCATCGAACAAATCGCCATTGACCGTGCCAAAGCGCTATTCGGTGCAGATTATGCCAATGTTCAGCCGCACTCAGGCAGTAACGCCAACGCCGCCGTGTATCTTGCCCTACTAGAAGCAGGCGACACCGTCATGGGCATGAGCCTAGCTCACGGTGGTCATTTGACGCACGGAGCCAGCGTGTCATTCTCTGGCAAAACTTACAACGCCGTGCATTATGGCATTGATGACAATGGCATGATTGACTATAACGAAGTGGCTCGCCTTGCCCAAGAGCATAAGCCAAAGATGATCATCGCAGGCTTTTCTGCTTATAGTCAAGTGATGGATTGGCAAAAATTCCGTGAAATCGCAGACAGCGTCGGTGCTTATCTGTTTGTTGATATGGCTCATGTGGCAGGTCTTGTGGCGGCTGGCGTCTATCCAAACCCAGTGCCGTTTGCCGATGTGGTTACCACCACCACCCACAAAACCTTGCGTGGTCCTCGCTCAGGTCTGATTCTGGCTCGTGCCAACGAAGAAGTTGAGAAAAAACTGAACTCAGCCGTATTCCCTGGCACGCAAGGTGGTCCGCTCATGCACGCCATCGCCGCCAAAGCCGTGTGCTTTAAAGAAGCGATGAGCGATGAGTTTAAGACCTACCAACAACAGGTCGTCAAAAATGCCAAAGCAATGGCACAAGTCATTCAAACTCGTGGCTACGATGTCGTCTCTGGCGGTACCGAAAACCACCTGATGCTCATCAGCCTAATCAAGCAAGAAATCACCGGCAAAGAAGCGGACAAATGGCTTGGCGATGCACACATCACCGTAAACAAAAACTCCGTGCCAAACGATCCAAAATCGCCATTTGTAACCAGTGGCATTCGTATCGGTACGCCTGCCGTCACCACTCGTGGCTTTACCGAGACAGAATGTGTGGATTTGGCAAACTGGATCTGCGATGTATTGGACGCTCGTGGCGATGAAAAAGTGCTGGCAGAAGTCCGTGCCAAAGTCGCTGACATCTGTGCAAAATTGCCAGTTTACCAAAAATCTAAAACCAAAGAGCTGTTTGCCAAAATCAGCGACATGATCGATGAGCAAGCCGACAGTGAATTTGTCAATACTGCCAAAGAAAAATTCAACGAATTTTACGAAAAGGCGATGACCAAAATCAACAAAGCTTAA
- a CDS encoding chorismate--pyruvate lyase family protein — translation MQKSINKITNNNHPIIMATPPNTLLPYLTTQGSLTALLEVKAGQPLCVKVIKEGWQALDFQQKKSLGLPVHRPLVAWVREVELFGDGKVGDDKGAKKGAWVRAKSIFPIESLTGNAKRLRHLHGTPIGYVMFKKHRTLPCTRRIFCQDGQWGRRSIYDWQGRVLLIEEQFSHEFVAVLS, via the coding sequence TTGCAAAAATCCATTAACAAAATCACCAACAACAATCACCCCATCATCATGGCAACACCACCAAACACTCTACTGCCCTATCTGACCACACAAGGCTCTTTGACCGCATTATTAGAAGTCAAAGCAGGTCAGCCTTTGTGCGTAAAAGTCATCAAAGAAGGCTGGCAGGCACTTGATTTTCAACAAAAAAAATCGCTCGGTTTGCCCGTTCATCGCCCATTGGTGGCGTGGGTGCGAGAAGTGGAGCTGTTTGGCGATGGCAAAGTTGGCGATGATAAAGGGGCTAAAAAAGGCGCATGGGTGCGTGCCAAAAGCATTTTTCCCATCGAAAGCCTGACAGGAAATGCCAAACGCCTACGCCATCTGCACGGCACGCCCATCGGCTATGTGATGTTTAAAAAACACCGTACCCTGCCCTGCACTCGGCGGATTTTTTGTCAAGATGGGCAATGGGGTCGGCGTAGCATTTATGATTGGCAAGGCAGAGTACTTTTGATTGAAGAGCAGTTTTCGCACGAATTTGTAGCAGTGCTGTCATGA
- a CDS encoding isocitrate lyase, with translation MMTYQSALEHVRSVKEKLGGTWDAIRPEDAARMIVQNRFKTGLDIAKYTAAIMRRDMAEYDADNSKYTQSLGCWHGFIAQQKMIANKKYFGTTNKRYIYLSGWMVAALRSEFGPLPDQSMHEKTSVPKLIEEIYTFLRQADAKELNDLFRAMQKAEAAGDTAKVKEIEAQIDNFETHVVPIIADIDAGFGNEEATYLLTKQMIEAGACAIQIENQVSDAKQCGHQAGKVTVPHEDFLAKINAVRYAFLELGVDEGVIVARTDSEGADLTQKIPVSREPGDLASKYISYLETTEIDIADAKEDEILIKRNGKLHRPTRLASGLYQFREGTQHDRVVLDCVTSLQNGADMIWIETPTPDVAGIASFVNDIKKQVPNAKLVYNNSPSFNWTINFRQQAYDRWVAEGKDVSGYERDKLMDAKYDGSELANDADEKIRTFQADAAREAGVFHHLITLPTYHTAALSTHELAKGYFGDEGMLAYVAGVQRKEIRGGIACVKHQAMAGSDIGDDHKEIFSGENALKAGDATKNTMNQFGG, from the coding sequence ATCATGACTTATCAATCAGCACTCGAACATGTTCGTTCTGTTAAGGAAAAATTAGGCGGTACTTGGGACGCCATCCGCCCAGAAGATGCGGCTCGCATGATTGTTCAAAACCGTTTTAAAACTGGTCTGGACATCGCCAAATACACCGCTGCCATCATGCGTCGTGACATGGCTGAATACGACGCTGACAACTCAAAATACACTCAATCACTAGGCTGCTGGCACGGTTTCATCGCTCAGCAAAAAATGATCGCCAACAAAAAATACTTCGGCACCACAAACAAACGCTACATCTACCTATCAGGCTGGATGGTTGCCGCTCTTCGTTCTGAGTTTGGTCCGCTGCCTGACCAATCTATGCACGAAAAAACTTCTGTGCCAAAATTGATCGAAGAAATCTACACTTTCCTTCGTCAAGCTGACGCAAAAGAATTGAACGACCTATTCCGTGCAATGCAAAAAGCTGAAGCGGCTGGCGATACAGCAAAAGTAAAAGAAATCGAAGCTCAAATCGACAACTTCGAAACTCATGTTGTGCCAATCATTGCTGACATTGACGCAGGTTTTGGTAATGAAGAAGCAACTTACCTACTAACCAAGCAAATGATTGAGGCTGGTGCGTGTGCGATCCAAATCGAAAACCAAGTATCTGACGCTAAGCAATGTGGTCACCAAGCGGGCAAAGTTACCGTACCACACGAAGACTTCCTAGCCAAAATCAACGCTGTGCGTTATGCCTTCTTAGAGCTTGGCGTGGACGAAGGTGTCATCGTTGCTCGTACCGACTCAGAAGGTGCTGACCTAACTCAAAAAATCCCTGTATCTCGTGAACCAGGCGATCTAGCGAGCAAATACATCAGCTACCTAGAAACTACCGAGATTGACATCGCGGACGCCAAAGAAGACGAAATCCTAATCAAGCGTAACGGCAAGCTACATCGCCCAACTCGCCTAGCGTCTGGCTTGTATCAGTTCCGTGAAGGCACTCAGCATGACCGTGTGGTACTAGACTGCGTAACTTCGCTACAAAATGGTGCGGACATGATTTGGATCGAAACGCCAACGCCAGATGTGGCTGGTATCGCAAGTTTCGTCAACGACATCAAAAAACAAGTACCAAACGCAAAACTTGTTTATAACAACTCGCCATCATTCAACTGGACGATCAACTTCCGTCAGCAAGCGTATGACCGCTGGGTAGCTGAAGGTAAAGATGTTTCTGGTTACGAGCGTGACAAGTTAATGGATGCCAAATATGACGGTTCTGAGCTTGCCAATGACGCAGACGAGAAAATCCGTACATTCCAAGCGGATGCGGCTCGTGAAGCGGGTGTATTCCATCACCTAATCACCTTGCCAACTTACCATACCGCAGCGCTATCTACGCACGAGCTTGCTAAGGGCTACTTCGGTGATGAAGGTATGCTTGCTTATGTGGCTGGCGTACAGCGTAAAGAAATCCGTGGTGGCATCGCTTGCGTGAAACACCAAGCAATGGCAGGTTCGGACATCGGCGATGATCACAAAGAAATCTTCTCTGGTGAAAACGCTCTAAAAGCTGGTGATGCGACTAAGAACACCATGAACCAATTTGGCGGTTAA
- a CDS encoding malate synthase G, with the protein MATQRIQKGSLAIDKILFDFIENEALPVAGLDSDTYWKNFEQVVLDLTPKNKALLARRDELQAQIDNWHKNNAYELGAYKAFLTEIGYLEPEVADFSIETQNVDDEIATIAGAQLVVPVRNARYALNAANARWGSLYDALYGFDVISEENGAEKGKGYNPVRGAKVIEFAKNFLDETFPLVGGSHADVEIYQIDNGKLSAKIGDKVVTLQNAEKLAGFNGTADNPTEIILKNNGLHAIIEIDREHLIGKDDKAGVKDVILEAAVTTIQDLEDSVAAVDAEEKVEGYRNWLGLMKGDLSENLEKNGKTITRTLNADRTYTDLNGNSQTLHGRSVMLLRNVGHLMTNPAILVNGEEIFEGIMDALITPMLTAIDIRGENSLRNSRTGSMYIVKPKMHGSDEVAFAVELFGRAEEAIGLPANSVKMGIMDEEKRTSTNLKNCIAQAKDRTIFINTGFMDRTGDEIHTAMQAGAFVRKGEIKGQTWFNAYEKRNVGIGLATGLLGKAQIGKGMWPKPDELAEMYRTKIEHPQAGASCAWVPSPNGATIHAIHYHQCNVANRQTEIKSEQMPSIDDLLTIPLASDTNWSDEDKQKELDNNCQGILGYVVRWVDLGVGCSKVPDINNVGLMEDRATLRISSQHIANWLAHGIVSEEQVWETLKRMAKVVDEQNASDPAYRPMSADFDNNIAFHAAADLIFKGATEPSGYTEPLLHKARLKLKGYQGD; encoded by the coding sequence ATGGCTACCCAACGCATTCAAAAAGGCTCTCTTGCCATTGACAAAATCTTATTCGACTTTATTGAAAATGAAGCCCTGCCAGTTGCAGGACTTGACAGCGACACTTATTGGAAAAATTTTGAACAAGTGGTGCTTGATTTAACACCAAAGAACAAGGCACTGCTTGCTCGCCGTGATGAATTGCAAGCCCAAATTGACAACTGGCACAAAAACAACGCCTATGAGCTGGGTGCGTATAAAGCGTTTTTGACCGAAATCGGCTATCTTGAGCCAGAAGTGGCTGATTTTAGCATTGAAACCCAAAATGTCGATGATGAAATCGCCACCATCGCAGGGGCTCAATTGGTTGTGCCTGTACGAAATGCCCGCTACGCCCTAAATGCCGCTAACGCTCGTTGGGGTTCGCTCTATGACGCTTTGTATGGTTTTGATGTTATCAGCGAAGAAAACGGTGCTGAAAAAGGCAAGGGTTATAACCCTGTCCGTGGGGCGAAAGTCATTGAATTTGCAAAAAATTTCCTTGATGAAACTTTCCCGCTTGTGGGCGGCTCGCACGCTGATGTGGAAATTTATCAAATTGATAATGGCAAATTATCGGCTAAAATTGGCGACAAAGTGGTAACTTTGCAAAACGCTGAAAAACTGGCAGGCTTTAACGGCACAGCAGACAATCCAACAGAAATTATCCTAAAAAACAATGGCTTGCACGCCATCATCGAGATTGATCGTGAGCATTTGATTGGCAAAGATGACAAAGCTGGCGTCAAAGATGTGATTTTGGAAGCTGCCGTTACCACCATTCAAGACTTAGAGGACTCGGTCGCTGCCGTTGATGCCGAAGAGAAGGTAGAAGGCTATCGCAACTGGCTGGGTCTGATGAAAGGCGATTTGTCCGAAAACTTGGAAAAAAATGGCAAAACCATCACCCGTACGCTAAATGCCGACCGCACCTATACCGATTTGAATGGCAACAGCCAAACCCTACACGGTCGTTCGGTGATGCTACTTCGCAATGTGGGTCATTTGATGACCAACCCTGCGATTTTGGTGAATGGTGAAGAGATTTTTGAAGGCATTATGGATGCATTGATCACGCCAATGCTGACTGCCATCGACATTCGTGGCGAAAATTCACTTCGCAATTCTCGCACAGGCTCAATGTACATTGTTAAGCCAAAAATGCACGGCTCTGATGAAGTGGCGTTTGCGGTAGAGTTGTTTGGTCGTGCCGAAGAAGCCATCGGTCTGCCTGCCAACTCGGTCAAAATGGGCATTATGGATGAAGAAAAACGCACTTCGACAAACCTTAAAAACTGTATCGCACAGGCAAAAGACCGTACCATCTTTATCAATACAGGCTTTATGGACAGAACGGGCGATGAGATTCACACCGCCATGCAGGCAGGGGCATTTGTGCGAAAAGGTGAGATTAAGGGTCAAACTTGGTTTAACGCCTACGAAAAACGCAATGTCGGCATTGGTCTTGCGACTGGTCTTTTGGGCAAGGCTCAAATTGGTAAAGGTATGTGGCCAAAACCTGACGAATTAGCCGAAATGTACCGCACTAAAATCGAACACCCACAAGCAGGAGCAAGCTGTGCGTGGGTACCAAGCCCGAATGGTGCGACCATTCACGCCATTCACTACCATCAGTGTAATGTGGCAAACCGCCAAACCGAAATCAAGTCAGAGCAAATGCCAAGCATTGATGATCTGCTGACCATTCCGCTAGCAAGCGATACCAATTGGTCTGATGAAGACAAGCAAAAAGAGCTGGATAACAACTGCCAAGGTATTTTGGGCTATGTCGTGCGTTGGGTGGATTTGGGCGTAGGCTGTTCAAAAGTGCCTGATATTAACAATGTTGGCTTGATGGAAGACCGTGCAACCTTGCGTATCTCAAGCCAGCACATCGCCAACTGGCTGGCTCACGGCATTGTGAGTGAAGAGCAAGTGTGGGAAACGCTAAAACGCATGGCAAAAGTCGTGGACGAGCAAAACGCATCTGACCCTGCCTATCGTCCGATGAGTGCCGACTTTGACAACAACATTGCCTTCCATGCGGCGGCTGATCTTATCTTTAAGGGAGCGACCGAGCCGTCTGGCTACACCGAGCCACTACTGCATAAGGCGCGCTTGAAGCTAAAAGGCTATCAAGGCGATTGA